A genomic region of Nymphaea colorata isolate Beijing-Zhang1983 chromosome 2, ASM883128v2, whole genome shotgun sequence contains the following coding sequences:
- the LOC116248365 gene encoding glycosyltransferase BC10-like, with protein MVWKTWEGRIEVMQMAQKRSSKRPLWILLILSMLCICMMGVHVYPPRQYAACYLFASTICNPHGQLFQVFQFSHERTYTDDEIAARVVFDNILKMHGIQPKNPKIAFLFLTPGSLPFEKLWEKFFLGHEDRFSIYIHASEQKPKHQSSLFVDREIRSEKVDWGQVSMVEAERRLLTSALQDPDNGFFVLLSDSCVPLHNFDYVYEYLTGTNLSFIDCFEDSGPHGTGRYSTNMLPEIETKDWRKGAQWFIMKRQHALMVLADGIYYSKFKEFCKPGADGYNCIADEHYLPTLFHMHDPSGISNWSLTHVDWSEGKWHPKAYEGKDVSYELLKNMTLIDEKEHISSDEKKQKTLVPCLWNGVKRPCYLFARKFKPEALDNLMEIFSSHTSTI; from the exons ATGGTTTGGAAGACATGGGAGGGAAGAATTGAAGTGATGCAAATGGCACAGAAGAGATCTTCTAAGAGACCGTTGTGGATTCTGCTAATACTTAGTATGCTGTGCATCTGTATGATGGGTGTTCATGTTTATCCACCTCGCCAGTATGCAGCTTGTTATTTATTTGCTTCAACCATATGCAACCCTCACGGGCAATTGTTTCAAGTCTTTCAGTTTTCACATGAAAGAACATATACTGATGATGAGATTGCAGCTCGTGTTGTCTTTGACAATATTCTTAAGATGCATGGAATTCAACCCAAGAACCCAAAGATTGCCTTCTTGTTTTTGACGCCAGGTTCTTTGCCTTTTGAAAAACTGTGGGAGAAGTTCTTTCTT GGTCATGAAGATAGGTTTTCTATTTACATACATGCATCTGAGCAAAAACCAAAGCATCAGAGCTCTTTGTTTGTGGACAGAGAAATTCGAAGTGAGAAG GTTGATTGGGGCCAAGTTTCAATGGTTGAGGCAGAACGGAGACTTTTGACAAGTGCCCTTCAAGATCCTGATAATGGATTCTTTGTGTTGCTTTCTGACAG TTGTGTGCCATTGCATAATTTTGATTATGTATATGAGTACCTAACTGGAACAAACCTCAGTTTCATTGATTG cTTTGAGGATTCCGGTCCCCATGGGACAGGCAGGTATTCAACTAATATGTTACCTGAAATTGAAACTAAAGACTGGAGGAAGGGAGCGCAG TGGTTCATAATGAAGCGACAACATGCACTAATGGTTCTAGCTGACGGAATTTACTACTCAAAATTCAAAGAGTTCTGTAAG CCAGGTGCTGATGGCTACAACTGTATTGCAGATGAGCATTACTTGCCAACTTTATTCCAT ATGCATGATCCATCAGGCATATCAAATTGGTCTTTGACACATGTAGATTGGTCTGAAGGTAAATGGCATCCCAAGGCATATGAAGGAAAGGATGTTAGCTATGAACTCCTCAAAAATATGACA CTTATTGATGAGAAGGAACACATTTCAAGCGATGAGAAG AAACAAAAGACCCTAGTGCCGTGTCTGTGGAATGGAGTGAAGAGGCCATGTTATTTATTTGCAAGAAAGTTCAAGCCAGAAGCACTAGACAATTTAATGGAAATCTTCTCTAGCCACACATCAACTATTTAA
- the LOC126409763 gene encoding thaumatin-like protein 1b: MPVGRWPMAGCRMPDGDAALLVQAMWQYNQTYPDFLKLENSQHRDGGSTASTAVLVGDRLLVPNVGDSCAIICRDGKDIGQYCRILHYSEPVEVLCIVKGRRIFLSQHEGIHSATLTFKNNCPFTVWPGTLAGGGSPALSATGFKLAEGATMTLDAPPSWSGRFWARTQCTADSSGKFKCVTGDCVTGSVACSGAGAVAPATLVEFTFGSGGAQDFYDVSCVDGFNLPVSVAPSSGTSRCSAAVCPVDINSSCPPELKVVGPHGATVACRSACLAFNTPEYCCTGAHSTPETCPPTQYSKFFKHQCPQAYSHAYDDKSSTFTCTDANYAITFCP; encoded by the exons ATGCCGGTGGGCCGGTGGCCTATGGCTGGATGCAGGATGCCGGATGGTGATGCTGCCTTGCTTGTGCAGGCCATGTGGCA ATACAACCAGACATATCCTGATTTTCTGAAGTTAGAGAATAGTCAGCACAGAGATGGGGGCTCGACAGCATCAACTGCTGTTCTTGTTGGAGATCGTTTGCTTGTTCCAAATGTTGGTGACTCTTGTGCTATTATATGCCGTGATGGAAAAGATATTGGCCAATATTGCCGCATATTGCATTATTCGGAA CCGGTTGAAGTGCTGTGTATTGTGAAAGGCCGAAGGATTTTTCTGTCCCAACATGA AGGTATCCACTCGGCCACATTGACTTTCAAGAACAATTGCCCTTTCACGGTCTGGCCGGGCACACTAGCAGGTGGCGGCTCCCCAGCCCTATCCGCCACTGGGTTCAAGCTGGCTGAAGGGGCGACTATGACACTAGACGCACCACCCTCATGGTCGGGCCGATTCTGGGCCCGCACTCAGTGCACCGCTGACTCGTCTGGAAAATTCAAGTGCGTGACCGGCGACTGTGTCACGGGCAGCGTTGCATGCAGTGGCGCGGGCGCGGTGGCTCCTGCCACGCTAGTGGAGTTCACATTTGGTTCAGGTGGTGCACAGGACTTCTATGACGTTAGCTGCGTGGATGGGTTCAACCTGCCCGTCTCCGTCGCGCCGAGCAGTGGCACAAGCAGGTGCAGCGCGGCCGTATGCCCGGTCGACATAAATTCGTCGTGCCCGCCGGAATTGAAGGTTGTGGGGCCGCATGGCGCAACAGTGGCTTGCAGGAGTGCATGCTTGGCATTCAACACACCTGAGTACTGCTGCACCGGAGCCCATTCTACGCCGGAGACTTGCCCACCAACTCAATACTCTAAATTCTTCAAGCACCAGTGCCCACAAGCATACAGCCATGCTTATGATGATAAGAGCAGCACCTTTACTTGCACTGACGCTAACTATGCCATCACCTTCTGCCCTTAG